The following proteins come from a genomic window of Synergistota bacterium:
- a CDS encoding 2-oxoacid:ferredoxin oxidoreductase subunit beta gives MPRGNIARFLRLGLFPHIFCAGCGHGIALHALVRAFDSMGYNPEEVMVVSGIGCSSRIPGYINANTLHTTHGRALAFATGIKLANPKLKVVAVMGDGDCAAIGGNHFIHAARRNLDMTAIVLNNYIYGMTGGQASPTTPHGAKGSTAPYGFIERQFDLCNLAIAAGAVYVARATVFHVPQTEKFIKRALEKKGFSFVEIVSVCPTQFGRRNRLRGPVEMMEWLKNNSFPISKAKEMSPQELEGKIVIGEFADKEMIEYTQLYQDLCKVAQEEGTEE, from the coding sequence ATGCCCCGCGGAAATATCGCTCGGTTTTTAAGGTTGGGGCTTTTCCCACATATATTTTGTGCTGGTTGCGGCCATGGTATTGCCCTTCATGCTTTAGTCAGGGCTTTCGATTCTATGGGATATAATCCTGAAGAGGTCATGGTAGTTTCAGGAATAGGTTGTTCTTCAAGGATTCCTGGATATATCAATGCCAACACCCTTCATACTACTCACGGAAGAGCTTTGGCTTTTGCTACTGGAATTAAACTTGCTAATCCTAAGTTAAAGGTTGTAGCTGTCATGGGTGACGGAGATTGTGCTGCCATAGGAGGAAATCACTTTATTCATGCGGCAAGAAGAAATCTAGATATGACTGCGATAGTCTTAAATAACTACATATATGGAATGACAGGTGGGCAAGCTTCACCAACTACTCCCCATGGGGCTAAGGGATCCACAGCGCCTTATGGTTTTATTGAACGCCAGTTTGATTTATGTAATCTTGCTATTGCAGCTGGAGCGGTTTATGTAGCCAGGGCTACGGTATTTCACGTTCCTCAGACAGAAAAGTTTATAAAGAGGGCTTTGGAAAAGAAGGGCTTTTCCTTCGTTGAAATTGTATCGGTTTGTCCTACTCAGTTTGGGAGAAGGAATAGACTTAGAGGACCAGTTGAGATGATGGAATGGCTAAAAAATAATAGTTTTCCTATATCTAAGGCTAAGGAGATGTCTCCTCAAGAGCTTGAAGGCAAAATAGTTATCGGGGAGTTTGCGGATAAGGAGATGATAGAATACACCCAGCTCTATCAGGATCTGTGCAAGGTGGCTCAGGAGGAGGGGACTGAAGAATGA
- a CDS encoding 2-oxoacid:acceptor oxidoreductase family protein produces MIGRFEVRFSGAGGQGIVLAGVILGEAVAVYEGKNAVQTQSYGPEARGGASKSEVVISDVEIDYPKVASPDIVIALTQESADKHGTDLKEGGILIVDDFFVRKLPQVKGKLLHLPIVKTSVDSFGTPLFANIIALGVLCALIENIVKKESFEKAILARVPQGTEDKNLKAFNIGYELGKMVA; encoded by the coding sequence ATGATAGGGCGCTTTGAGGTTAGATTTTCAGGGGCGGGGGGACAAGGTATAGTCCTTGCTGGGGTAATCCTTGGAGAGGCAGTGGCTGTTTATGAGGGAAAGAATGCAGTTCAGACTCAGTCTTATGGTCCGGAAGCAAGAGGTGGTGCAAGTAAATCTGAGGTGGTAATAAGTGATGTGGAGATAGATTATCCCAAAGTTGCCTCTCCTGATATAGTTATAGCTTTGACTCAAGAGTCTGCGGATAAGCATGGTACTGATCTTAAAGAGGGCGGTATACTTATAGTGGACGATTTTTTTGTTAGAAAGCTTCCTCAGGTTAAGGGAAAGCTTTTGCATCTTCCGATAGTGAAAACGAGCGTGGATAGCTTTGGAACTCCTCTTTTTGCTAATATAATTGCATTAGGAGTATTATGTGCTTTAATAGAAAATATAGTCAAGAAGGAATCCTTTGAAAAGGCTATACTTGCTAGAGTTCCCCAAGGTACAGAGGATAAAAACCTTAAAGCTTTTAATATAGGATATGAATTAGGTAAGATGGTAGCTTAG